A window of the Janthinobacterium agaricidamnosum NBRC 102515 = DSM 9628 genome harbors these coding sequences:
- a CDS encoding lipase secretion chaperone: protein MNTRAAGIAAALLLAAAALYLSWATPPAQQQQRPKAEPDLFAFVRSMDGTRPDGDLKVASGEQLVVDAELGHLFDYYLAGLGEKDLAAIRAEIERELERRLKPGPALQARRLLAQYLDYKQALAGIEAGLPHAADLAQAAGARLQAMRQLRLHYFTAEESAGLFGSSDAYDEDTLARLAIGQDTQLSEAGKRDKLAALDQRMPAALRAEREAPLKVARLEESVQQLRAQGAGDNEIYRLRASAISPAAAARLADLDREEAAWNSRIDAYVAQRNKLMGQPDGQNEAALQQLRDASFNADEQRRLGAYE from the coding sequence ATGAATACACGCGCAGCCGGGATAGCCGCCGCGCTGCTGCTGGCCGCCGCTGCACTCTATCTCAGTTGGGCCACGCCGCCGGCGCAGCAACAGCAGCGGCCGAAGGCCGAACCCGACCTTTTTGCGTTTGTGCGTTCGATGGACGGCACCCGCCCCGACGGCGACCTCAAGGTGGCCAGCGGCGAGCAACTGGTGGTCGATGCCGAGCTGGGCCATCTGTTCGATTATTACCTGGCCGGCCTCGGCGAAAAAGACCTGGCCGCGATCCGGGCCGAAATCGAACGCGAACTGGAGCGGCGCCTGAAACCCGGGCCGGCGCTGCAAGCCAGGCGGCTGCTGGCCCAGTACCTGGATTACAAGCAGGCGCTGGCCGGCATCGAAGCCGGCTTGCCGCACGCTGCAGATCTGGCGCAGGCGGCGGGCGCCCGGCTGCAAGCGATGCGCCAATTGCGCCTGCATTATTTTACGGCCGAAGAAAGCGCCGGCCTGTTCGGTTCCAGCGACGCCTACGATGAAGATACGCTGGCCCGGCTCGCCATCGGCCAGGATACGCAATTGAGCGAGGCCGGGAAAAGGGACAAGCTGGCGGCGCTGGACCAGCGCATGCCGGCCGCGTTGCGCGCGGAACGCGAGGCGCCGCTGAAGGTGGCGCGGCTGGAAGAGTCGGTGCAGCAATTGCGCGCCCAGGGCGCCGGCGATAATGAAATCTACCGCCTGCGCGCCAGCGCCATCTCGCCGGCAGCGGCGGCGCGGCTGGCCGACCTCGACCGCGAGGAAGCGGCCTGGAACAGCCGCATCGACGCCTATGTGGCGCAAAGAAACAAATTGATGGGACAGCCGGACGGCCAGAACGAAGCGGCGCTGCAGCAATTGCGCGACGCCAGTTTTAATGCCGATGAACAGCGCCGGCTGGGCGCGTATGAATAG
- a CDS encoding esterase/lipase family protein, protein MKNRFWKYLATALLAIAALPASSWAAGYTQTKYPIVLVHGLLGFDKIGTAEYFYGVPAALRSGGATVYLTTVSAANSTEVRGEQLLTQVRQILAATGAAKVNLIGHSHGGPTARYVASVRPDLVASVSSVAGVNKGSKVADVLIGAAPNAGSAVLSAVAGLVNFLSGNNGLPQNARAALDSLSTAGSLAFNRRHPDGVPTSACGEGAYQVRGVYYFSWSGAQPHTNALDPADPALSLAALAFGGDKNDGLVGSCSSHLGRVIRDDYAMNHLDEVNHSIGIVNLFETSPVTVYRQQANRLQGLGL, encoded by the coding sequence ATGAAGAATCGCTTCTGGAAATACCTCGCCACCGCACTGCTCGCCATCGCCGCCCTGCCCGCCTCATCGTGGGCGGCCGGCTACACCCAGACCAAATACCCGATCGTGCTGGTGCACGGCTTGCTCGGTTTCGACAAGATCGGTACGGCCGAGTACTTTTACGGCGTGCCGGCGGCGCTGCGCAGCGGCGGCGCCACGGTTTACCTGACTACCGTATCGGCCGCCAACAGCACCGAAGTACGCGGCGAACAATTGCTGACCCAGGTCAGGCAAATCCTGGCCGCCACCGGCGCCGCCAAGGTCAACCTGATCGGCCACAGCCACGGCGGGCCGACCGCCCGTTACGTTGCCTCGGTACGGCCCGACCTGGTCGCGTCGGTCAGCAGCGTGGCCGGCGTCAACAAGGGCTCGAAAGTGGCCGACGTGCTGATCGGCGCGGCGCCCAACGCCGGCAGCGCGGTGCTCAGCGCCGTCGCCGGCCTGGTCAACTTCTTGTCGGGCAACAACGGCTTGCCGCAAAACGCCAGGGCCGCGCTCGACTCGCTGAGTACGGCCGGATCGCTGGCCTTCAACAGGCGCCACCCCGACGGCGTGCCCACTTCGGCCTGCGGCGAAGGCGCTTACCAGGTGCGCGGCGTGTATTACTTTTCATGGAGCGGCGCGCAGCCGCACACCAATGCGCTCGATCCCGCCGATCCGGCGCTGTCGCTGGCCGCGCTGGCCTTCGGCGGCGACAAGAACGACGGCCTGGTCGGCAGTTGCTCCAGCCACCTGGGCCGGGTGATACGCGACGACTATGCGATGAACCACCTGGATGAAGTCAATCACAGCATCGGCATCGTCAACCTGTTTGAAACCAGCCCGGTGACCGTGTACCGCCAGCAAGCCAACCGCCTGCAAGGCCTGGGACTGTAA
- a CDS encoding TetR/AcrR family transcriptional regulator produces MAIPFNFDFEQFQQVTPLNGETIWAYILDRNAQRIGVKRRKPALENLERIFVATFRLANDVGFRAMSLRDLCRETGLSMGGLYGYIASKDQLAEIIEDVVHHAIQDLPSLFSDIAAPLDRLEALIRASIYLSEILQPWFYFVYMDSRVLQAEQRSMAKHSELRMQELIAATIQEIRPRPAGEATQLADHCLALFQDWYVKRWKYRAGKVNVDDFATSTVRMVRTCLGGK; encoded by the coding sequence TTGGCCATCCCATTCAACTTCGATTTCGAACAATTCCAGCAAGTGACGCCGCTCAATGGCGAAACCATCTGGGCCTACATTCTCGACCGCAACGCGCAGCGCATCGGCGTCAAGCGCCGCAAGCCGGCGCTGGAAAATCTGGAGCGGATTTTTGTCGCGACGTTCCGGCTGGCCAACGACGTCGGCTTCCGCGCGATGAGCTTGCGCGACCTGTGCCGCGAAACGGGGTTGTCGATGGGCGGCCTGTACGGCTATATCGCCAGCAAGGACCAGCTGGCGGAAATCATCGAGGACGTGGTGCATCACGCGATCCAGGACCTGCCCTCGCTGTTCAGCGACATCGCAGCGCCGCTGGACCGCCTGGAAGCGCTGATACGCGCCTCGATCTACCTGTCGGAAATCCTGCAGCCGTGGTTTTATTTTGTATACATGGATTCGCGCGTGCTGCAAGCCGAGCAGCGCAGCATGGCCAAGCATTCGGAGCTGCGCATGCAGGAATTGATCGCCGCGACGATACAGGAAATCCGGCCGCGGCCGGCCGGCGAGGCGACCCAGCTGGCCGACCATTGCCTGGCGCTGTTCCAGGACTGGTATGTCAAACGCTGGAAGTACCGCGCCGGCAAGGTCAACGTCGACGATTTTGCGACCAGCACCGTGCGCATGGTGCGTACTTGTCTGGGCGGCAAATAA
- a CDS encoding penicillin-binding protein 1A, with amino-acid sequence MRGLIAIFLCGLLAAAALAAYLFLYLQPRLPALDVILDYQPKIPLRIYTADQVLIGEFGEEHREFIPIKDIPDMMKKSLLAIEDTRFYEHHGIDYIRAFGAALSNLRHGFGHGGGSTITMQVARNFFLTREKVASRKLNEVMLAYKIEAALSKDQILELYMNQIYLGQRSFGFGAAAQTYFGKPLKDLSIAEMAMLAGLPQNPARHNPAVNPKRAHQRQQVVLKRLLEVGDITDAQYQKALKEPLRINNRGQEFDTHAEYVAELARQAVYAKYQDDAYTRGISVTTTILKAEQDAAYESVRRNVLAYDQRHGYRGPEAFIDLPSDPQERDDAIDEALLKRPNSDRLIAAVVTAVSADRVTVESGSGDEIEIRGDGLRFAAQALSASAKPAIKLRPGAVIRISQDGKKNWAISQVPQVAAAFVALDANTGAYHALVGGFDYNLQKFNHVTQAWRQPGSAMKPFIYSAALEKGFSPATLINDVPLELNGPVTGGKDWAPQNDDGKFEGPVSMRYALAQSKNVPSIRILRSITIPYAHEFIEKFGFDQARQPNNLTMALGTGSVTPVQMAGAYALFANGGHQVEPYLIARITDARGALLSETRPPVAGDEKTRALDSRNAYVMDGMLREVARSGTGSATARLGRGDIAGKTGTTNDAVDGWFAGYGGGIVGVAWMGYDDPKSLGGREFGATVAVPIWIDYMRTALDKRPQVEREVPQGLTQVDGEWMYDEFIESGAVRTLDMDDAPAAPAPAATDAPPATTAN; translated from the coding sequence ATGCGCGGCCTGATCGCCATCTTCCTGTGCGGCCTGCTGGCCGCGGCCGCGCTGGCCGCCTATCTGTTCCTGTATCTCCAGCCGCGCCTGCCCGCGCTGGACGTGATCCTCGACTACCAGCCGAAGATCCCGCTGCGCATTTATACGGCGGACCAGGTGCTGATCGGCGAATTCGGCGAGGAACACCGCGAATTCATCCCGATCAAGGATATCCCGGACATGATGAAAAAGTCATTGCTGGCGATCGAAGACACCCGTTTCTACGAACACCACGGCATCGACTACATCCGCGCCTTCGGCGCCGCGCTGTCCAACCTGCGCCACGGTTTCGGCCACGGCGGCGGTTCGACCATCACCATGCAGGTGGCGCGCAATTTCTTCCTGACCCGTGAAAAAGTCGCCTCGCGCAAGCTCAATGAAGTCATGCTGGCCTACAAGATCGAGGCCGCGCTGTCGAAGGACCAGATCCTCGAACTGTATATGAACCAGATTTACCTGGGCCAGCGCTCGTTTGGCTTCGGCGCCGCCGCCCAGACTTATTTCGGCAAGCCGCTGAAGGACTTGTCGATCGCCGAAATGGCGATGCTGGCCGGCCTGCCGCAAAATCCGGCGCGCCACAACCCGGCGGTCAACCCGAAACGCGCGCACCAGCGCCAGCAAGTGGTGCTGAAGCGCCTGCTGGAAGTGGGCGACATCACCGACGCGCAATACCAGAAGGCGCTGAAGGAACCGCTGCGCATCAATAACCGCGGCCAGGAATTCGACACCCACGCCGAATACGTGGCCGAACTGGCGCGCCAGGCGGTCTACGCCAAATACCAGGACGACGCCTACACCAGGGGCATCAGCGTCACCACCACCATCTTGAAGGCCGAGCAGGACGCGGCCTACGAATCGGTGCGCCGCAACGTGCTGGCCTACGACCAGCGCCACGGCTACCGCGGCCCGGAAGCGTTCATCGACTTGCCGTCCGACCCGCAGGAACGCGACGATGCGATCGACGAAGCCTTGCTGAAACGGCCGAACAGCGACCGCTTGATCGCGGCCGTGGTCACCGCCGTCAGCGCCGACAGGGTCACCGTCGAAAGCGGCAGCGGCGACGAAATCGAGATTCGCGGCGACGGCTTGCGCTTCGCCGCGCAAGCGCTGTCGGCCAGCGCCAAGCCGGCCATCAAGCTGCGTCCCGGCGCGGTGATCCGCATCAGCCAGGACGGCAAGAAGAACTGGGCCATCTCGCAAGTGCCGCAAGTGGCGGCGGCCTTCGTCGCGCTCGACGCCAACACCGGCGCCTACCATGCGCTGGTCGGCGGCTTCGATTACAACTTGCAAAAATTTAATCACGTGACGCAGGCGTGGCGCCAGCCCGGTTCGGCGATGAAGCCGTTCATCTATTCGGCGGCGCTGGAAAAAGGCTTTTCGCCGGCCACGCTGATCAACGACGTGCCGCTGGAATTGAACGGCCCTGTCACCGGCGGCAAGGACTGGGCGCCGCAAAACGACGACGGCAAGTTCGAGGGGCCGGTCAGCATGCGCTACGCGCTGGCGCAATCGAAGAACGTGCCGTCGATCCGCATCCTGCGCTCGATCACCATCCCGTATGCCCATGAATTCATTGAAAAATTCGGCTTCGACCAGGCCCGGCAGCCGAACAACCTGACCATGGCGCTGGGCACCGGCTCGGTCACGCCGGTGCAGATGGCCGGCGCCTACGCGCTGTTCGCCAACGGCGGCCACCAGGTCGAACCGTACCTGATCGCGCGCATCACCGACGCCAGGGGCGCGCTGCTGTCAGAAACCAGGCCGCCGGTGGCCGGCGATGAAAAGACCCGCGCGCTGGACAGCCGCAACGCCTACGTGATGGACGGCATGCTGCGCGAAGTGGCCCGTTCCGGCACCGGTTCGGCCACCGCCCGCCTCGGCCGCGGCGACATCGCCGGCAAGACCGGCACCACCAACGACGCGGTCGACGGCTGGTTCGCCGGCTACGGCGGCGGCATCGTCGGCGTGGCGTGGATGGGTTACGACGATCCGAAATCGCTGGGCGGCCGCGAATTCGGCGCCACCGTGGCGGTGCCGATCTGGATCGACTACATGCGCACCGCGCTGGACAAGCGGCCGCAGGTCGAACGCGAAGTGCCGCAGGGGCTGACCCAGGTCGACGGCGAATGGATGTACGACGAATTCATCGAAAGCGGCGCGGTGCGCACGCTGGATATGGACGATGCGCCGGCGGCGCCGGCGCCGGCCGCCACCGATGCGCCGCCCGCCACTACCGCCAATTAA
- a CDS encoding OPT family oligopeptide transporter, which yields MSKDATPSSFKPYIPAEAQLPEMTFRALLMGVILGMVFGASSLYLVLKVGLTVSASIPVAVIAITLFGLAKKVGGKDSSILENSITQTAGSAGESLAFGLGVTMPAILILGFDLEISRVMLVGILGGLLGILMMIPMRRTMIVDQHKELKFPEGTACAEVLKAAATAESRIAAGESVEADSAAAKDAKKRAKIIFGGFAVGLLYKVFNISLKGWKDTPNFVFGAPLKAGSIGAEISPELLGVGYIIGPRIAATMAAGGVLSYLLLIPMIKFFGEHLNVVLSPGTQLIKDMGPDDIRSAYVLYIGAGAVATGGLISLVRALPMIWNSLAAGLAGIGKGSKANAALRTEQDIPLKWVIIGCLGIIAVITAATPLHMNILGALLILVFGFLFATVSSRLTGEIGSSSNPISGMAVATLLFTCLIFLIMGWTGGRYYVTALSVGAIVCIAASNAGTTSQDLKTGYLVGATPRLQQYAILAGALSSALILGPILLKLNDASTVYVPAAQVAPGLAIDASKLTDTAQLQGPQAETDHNTYKVWQKTDTVGGPAGKYLVQQDGKLAYLVDPGINGHYNKRPDGSEVKKYDAPKAVLMSYIIKGILDQQLPWTLVLFGVMIAVVLEMAGIPSLAFSVGVYLPLSSTLPIFVGGLIRWLADRRNNKLPQNAGLNEEERQLAGDRSSGVLLASGYIAGGALAGIIIAITAGVLTNFDQVMNGWAEHHNPFYQGFSADALSMLPYAVIIVLLYWIAREKKEA from the coding sequence ATGTCCAAAGATGCAACTCCTTCGTCCTTCAAGCCGTATATACCGGCCGAGGCGCAGCTGCCCGAGATGACCTTCCGCGCCTTGCTGATGGGCGTCATTCTCGGCATGGTGTTTGGCGCGTCCTCGCTGTACCTGGTATTAAAGGTCGGCTTGACGGTCAGTGCATCGATCCCGGTGGCCGTCATCGCCATCACCTTGTTCGGCCTGGCCAAGAAGGTCGGCGGCAAGGATTCGTCCATCCTGGAAAACAGCATTACCCAAACCGCCGGTTCGGCCGGCGAATCGCTGGCGTTCGGCCTCGGCGTGACGATGCCGGCGATCCTGATCCTCGGCTTCGACCTGGAAATCTCGCGCGTGATGCTGGTCGGTATCCTGGGCGGCCTGCTGGGCATCCTGATGATGATCCCGATGCGCCGCACCATGATCGTCGATCAGCACAAGGAACTCAAGTTCCCTGAAGGCACGGCGTGCGCGGAAGTGCTGAAAGCCGCCGCCACCGCCGAATCGCGGATTGCCGCCGGCGAAAGCGTGGAAGCCGATTCGGCCGCCGCGAAAGACGCCAAGAAGCGCGCCAAGATCATTTTTGGCGGTTTCGCGGTCGGCTTGCTGTATAAAGTATTCAATATTTCGTTGAAGGGCTGGAAAGACACCCCGAACTTCGTATTCGGCGCACCGCTGAAGGCCGGTTCGATCGGCGCCGAGATTTCCCCTGAATTGCTGGGCGTCGGCTACATCATCGGCCCGCGCATCGCCGCCACCATGGCGGCCGGCGGCGTGCTGTCGTATCTGCTGCTGATCCCGATGATCAAATTCTTTGGCGAGCACCTGAACGTGGTGCTGTCGCCGGGCACCCAGTTGATCAAGGACATGGGGCCGGACGATATCCGCAGCGCCTACGTGCTGTACATCGGCGCCGGCGCGGTCGCCACCGGCGGCTTGATCAGCCTGGTGCGCGCGCTGCCGATGATCTGGAACAGCCTGGCGGCCGGATTGGCCGGCATCGGCAAGGGCAGCAAGGCCAATGCCGCCTTGCGCACCGAGCAAGACATTCCACTGAAATGGGTCATCATCGGCTGCCTCGGCATCATCGCCGTGATCACCGCCGCCACGCCGCTGCACATGAATATCCTGGGCGCGCTGCTGATCCTGGTGTTCGGCTTCCTGTTCGCCACCGTCTCGTCGCGCCTGACCGGCGAAATCGGCTCGTCGTCGAACCCGATTTCCGGCATGGCCGTGGCCACCTTGCTGTTCACCTGCCTGATCTTTTTGATCATGGGCTGGACTGGCGGGCGTTATTATGTGACCGCCTTGTCGGTCGGCGCCATCGTCTGTATCGCCGCCAGCAATGCCGGCACCACCTCGCAAGACTTGAAGACCGGCTACCTGGTCGGCGCCACCCCGCGCCTGCAGCAGTATGCGATCCTGGCCGGCGCCTTGTCGTCGGCGCTGATACTTGGCCCGATCCTGCTGAAACTGAACGACGCCAGCACGGTCTACGTGCCGGCCGCGCAAGTGGCGCCAGGCCTGGCCATCGACGCATCGAAGCTGACCGACACCGCGCAACTGCAAGGTCCGCAAGCCGAGACCGACCACAACACCTATAAAGTCTGGCAAAAAACCGACACCGTCGGCGGTCCGGCCGGCAAATACCTGGTGCAGCAAGACGGCAAGCTGGCTTACCTGGTCGATCCGGGCATCAATGGCCATTACAACAAGCGTCCGGATGGTTCGGAAGTCAAGAAATACGATGCGCCGAAGGCCGTGCTGATGTCGTACATCATCAAGGGCATCCTCGACCAGCAACTGCCATGGACGCTGGTGCTGTTCGGCGTGATGATCGCCGTGGTGCTGGAAATGGCCGGCATCCCGTCGCTGGCGTTCTCGGTCGGCGTGTACCTGCCGCTGTCATCGACCTTGCCGATTTTTGTCGGCGGCCTGATCCGCTGGCTGGCCGACCGCCGCAACAACAAGCTGCCGCAGAACGCCGGGCTCAATGAGGAAGAGCGCCAGCTGGCTGGCGACCGCAGCTCGGGCGTGCTGCTGGCGTCCGGCTATATCGCCGGCGGCGCGCTGGCCGGCATCATCATCGCGATCACCGCTGGCGTATTGACCAATTTCGACCAGGTGATGAACGGCTGGGCCGAACATCACAACCCGTTCTACCAGGGGTTCAGCGCCGACGCCTTGTCGATGCTGCCGTATGCGGTGATCATCGTGCTGCTGTACTGGATCGCGCGCGAGAAAAAAGAAGCCTGA
- a CDS encoding LysE family transporter, giving the protein MNDISHLAVLIAAASLIILLPGPPWQPIATQARHSRRRAWRAALAVAVGDISVIICSGLLFTLIALEWPLLLEVLKVAVGLYILYLGLCLLNSPACAADTPPQEAAPDDFALSLLTALRHPRPMLFFAAFFPLALDQEPVSQLFDFYILGGLFECLSLLYHAALILLAARLHALRLPLQKIGACCLILGSLAIMYT; this is encoded by the coding sequence ATGAACGACATTTCGCATCTGGCGGTATTGATTGCCGCGGCCAGCCTGATCATCCTGCTGCCCGGCCCCCCCTGGCAACCGATCGCGACCCAGGCCAGGCACTCGCGGCGCCGCGCATGGCGTGCCGCGCTGGCCGTCGCCGTCGGCGACATCAGCGTGATCATTTGCTCGGGCCTGCTGTTTACGCTGATCGCGCTGGAATGGCCGCTGCTGCTGGAAGTGCTCAAGGTCGCGGTCGGCCTGTACATCCTGTATCTCGGCCTGTGCCTGCTCAACTCGCCGGCCTGCGCCGCCGATACGCCGCCGCAAGAAGCGGCGCCGGACGATTTCGCGCTATCGCTGCTGACCGCCTTGCGCCATCCCCGGCCAATGCTGTTCTTCGCCGCGTTTTTCCCGCTCGCGCTGGACCAGGAACCGGTATCGCAGCTGTTCGACTTTTATATACTGGGCGGCCTGTTCGAGTGTCTCAGCCTGCTGTACCACGCTGCGCTGATACTGCTGGCGGCCCGCCTGCATGCGCTGCGCCTGCCGCTGCAGAAAATCGGCGCCTGCTGCCTGATCCTCGGCTCGCTGGCGATCATGTATACCTGA
- a CDS encoding LysR substrate-binding domain-containing protein: MSAPLRNLSALRSLSGLLDFECAARWSSFKLAAQELHKTPAAVSQQIRQLEEELGFALFIRHPRQVSVTDKGRELAFTVSRMLRDLQAKVEALQGGGEENTLRISSTHSFAIKWLVPRMPGFTRLYPELDLRIDSSDSLANLEDDSTDVAIRHGPIDDGDPALLFREQLVAVYSPALLAPGRGELTLADLAHLPLLYEQSTEAWLRFLNVNRVAAAGHDFSRRFSHSGVLAQSAVAGQGVALSGYAVVYEDILQGRLKLIAANSLPHGGGYRFLVNPGKRGMPKIERFRAWMVDEMAQMRVALEGGASA, encoded by the coding sequence ATGAGTGCGCCGTTGCGGAATCTGTCGGCCTTGCGCAGCCTGTCCGGCCTGCTCGACTTCGAGTGCGCGGCGCGCTGGAGCAGTTTTAAATTGGCGGCGCAGGAATTGCACAAGACGCCGGCGGCGGTCAGCCAGCAAATCAGGCAATTGGAAGAGGAACTGGGCTTTGCGCTGTTCATCCGCCATCCGCGCCAGGTCAGCGTGACCGACAAGGGGCGCGAGCTGGCGTTCACCGTCAGCCGCATGCTGCGCGACTTGCAAGCCAAGGTCGAAGCGCTGCAGGGCGGCGGCGAGGAAAACACGCTGCGCATTTCCAGCACCCATTCCTTCGCCATCAAGTGGCTGGTGCCGCGCATGCCGGGTTTTACGCGGCTGTACCCGGAGCTCGATCTGCGCATCGATTCGAGCGACAGCCTGGCCAACCTGGAAGACGACAGCACCGACGTGGCGATCCGCCACGGCCCGATCGACGACGGCGATCCGGCGCTGCTGTTCCGTGAACAATTGGTGGCGGTGTACAGCCCGGCGCTGCTGGCGCCGGGACGCGGCGAACTGACGCTGGCCGACCTGGCCCATTTGCCGCTGCTGTACGAACAAAGCACCGAGGCATGGCTGCGTTTCCTGAACGTCAACCGGGTCGCCGCGGCCGGCCATGATTTTTCACGGCGCTTCAGCCATTCCGGCGTGCTGGCGCAATCGGCGGTGGCCGGGCAGGGCGTGGCGCTGTCAGGATATGCGGTGGTGTACGAGGATATCCTGCAGGGCCGCCTGAAACTGATCGCGGCCAACAGCTTGCCGCATGGCGGCGGTTATCGTTTCCTGGTCAATCCCGGCAAGCGCGGCATGCCGAAGATCGAACGCTTCCGCGCCTGGATGGTGGATGAAATGGCGCAGATGCGCGTGGCGCTGGAAGGCGGCGCATCGGCTTGA
- a CDS encoding UPF0149 family protein, with product MSSLSATTPLSDDEYAELDTLLAAPALAGRAMDVSMLEGLLTAVALSPNPIAPEQWLPWMWDKAAGAAAPEAGDATQGASALARRHHAYMVEWLAKDPDSFEPIYACGPEWGVPAWCAGFLLGTALDQPQWAALHASHPHYLAPFRHLAAACELDDAAAEAAMDGVVPAVIAINAAWARQRHLKQNQPGATVLRDLPKTGRNDPCHCGSGKKYKKCCADGDSAAG from the coding sequence ATGTCCAGCCTCTCCGCCACCACGCCCCTCTCCGACGACGAATACGCCGAACTCGACACCCTGCTGGCCGCGCCCGCCCTGGCGGGCCGCGCCATGGATGTGTCGATGCTGGAAGGCTTGCTGACCGCGGTCGCCCTGAGTCCGAATCCGATCGCGCCCGAACAATGGCTGCCGTGGATGTGGGACAAGGCCGCCGGCGCGGCGGCCCCGGAAGCGGGCGATGCCACGCAAGGCGCCAGCGCGCTGGCGCGGCGCCACCACGCCTATATGGTCGAATGGCTGGCAAAGGATCCGGACAGCTTCGAGCCGATCTACGCATGCGGCCCGGAATGGGGCGTGCCGGCCTGGTGCGCGGGTTTTTTGCTGGGCACGGCGCTGGACCAGCCCCAGTGGGCGGCCTTGCATGCCAGCCACCCGCACTACCTGGCGCCGTTCCGGCACCTGGCCGCCGCCTGCGAACTCGATGACGCGGCGGCTGAAGCGGCGATGGATGGCGTGGTGCCCGCCGTGATCGCCATCAACGCGGCCTGGGCCCGCCAGCGCCACCTGAAACAAAACCAGCCAGGCGCCACCGTGCTGCGCGACCTGCCGAAAACCGGCCGCAACGACCCTTGCCACTGCGGCAGCGGCAAGAAGTACAAGAAATGCTGCGCCGATGGCGACAGCGCGGCCGGCTGA
- a CDS encoding peptide MFS transporter has product MSGATTPTTTEAVIPEFKQIMGHPSPLWMLFMAEFWERFAFYGIRWALVLYIVAQFHGGDASGQAVANLTYGSYLALVYAGALFGGYVADRVIGYQRSILIGAVFMAAGLFMISIPHPDIFKLGLATIIVGNGMFKPNISTMVGKLYKLADTRRDSGFTIFYMGINIGGFLAPIATQLLAEAVFGTESMPSYKMVFISAGFGMLVSLVWFAIGRRSLKGIGAAAPQAQGYSRVIYVAVGALFVIPVMYFLLAVGAERLQAVLTVLFIGLALMLMIEGIKNGKVARDKVIAMLLIFAFNILFWMFFEQAGSSFTFLAENIVNRDLGFTIFPTAYFQSVNSIAIIAFAPVVAAVWIMLGRRNLNPSIPRKFGLGLIGNAVAFGLLIFALSDLLDAHNKIPFWTLFLVYVIQSIGELCLSPIGLSMVTKLAPTRLVGLGMGGWFLSTGIGNNLSGIFASHVSGESGMSVTSALSGYTFGFWSLLGAGVVLFLIAPLITKLMHGVK; this is encoded by the coding sequence ATGAGCGGTGCTACTACGCCTACCACCACGGAAGCAGTCATTCCGGAGTTTAAGCAGATCATGGGTCACCCAAGCCCATTGTGGATGTTGTTCATGGCCGAATTCTGGGAACGCTTCGCGTTTTACGGGATACGCTGGGCACTGGTCTTGTATATCGTGGCCCAGTTCCATGGCGGCGATGCCTCCGGCCAGGCGGTCGCCAACCTGACCTACGGTTCCTACCTGGCGCTGGTGTATGCCGGCGCGCTGTTCGGCGGCTATGTCGCCGACCGGGTGATCGGCTATCAGCGCTCGATCCTGATCGGCGCCGTGTTCATGGCGGCCGGCCTGTTCATGATCTCGATCCCGCATCCCGACATCTTCAAGCTCGGCCTGGCGACCATCATCGTCGGCAACGGCATGTTCAAGCCGAACATCTCGACCATGGTCGGCAAACTGTACAAACTGGCCGATACCCGCCGCGACAGCGGTTTCACCATTTTCTACATGGGCATCAATATCGGCGGCTTCCTGGCCCCGATCGCTACCCAGTTGCTGGCGGAAGCCGTGTTCGGCACCGAATCCATGCCTTCATACAAGATGGTATTCATTTCGGCAGGCTTCGGCATGCTGGTCAGCCTGGTATGGTTCGCCATCGGCCGCCGTTCGCTGAAAGGCATCGGCGCCGCCGCGCCGCAAGCGCAAGGCTACTCGCGCGTCATCTACGTCGCTGTCGGCGCCTTGTTCGTGATCCCGGTGATGTACTTCCTGCTGGCCGTCGGCGCGGAAAGACTGCAAGCGGTATTGACCGTGCTGTTCATCGGCCTGGCCTTGATGCTGATGATCGAAGGTATCAAGAACGGCAAGGTGGCGCGCGACAAGGTCATCGCCATGCTGCTGATCTTCGCCTTCAACATCCTGTTCTGGATGTTCTTCGAACAGGCAGGCAGTTCGTTCACCTTCCTGGCTGAAAACATCGTCAACCGCGACCTGGGCTTCACCATCTTCCCGACCGCGTACTTCCAGAGCGTCAACTCGATCGCCATCATCGCTTTCGCGCCAGTCGTCGCCGCGGTGTGGATCATGCTGGGCCGCCGCAACCTGAACCCGTCGATCCCGCGCAAATTCGGCCTCGGCCTGATCGGCAACGCAGTCGCCTTCGGCCTGCTGATTTTCGCGCTGTCGGACCTGCTCGACGCTCACAACAAGATCCCGTTCTGGACCCTGTTCCTGGTCTACGTGATCCAGTCGATCGGCGAACTGTGCCTGTCCCCGATCGGCTTGTCGATGGTTACCAAACTGGCGCCTACCCGCCTGGTTGGCCTGGGCATGGGCGGCTGGTTCCTGTCGACCGGCATCGGCAACAACCTGTCCGGGATTTTCGCCAGCCACGTCAGCGGCGAAAGCGGCATGTCGGTCACGTCGGCGCTGTCCGGCTATACCTTCGGCTTCTGGTCGCTGCTGGGCGCGGGCGTGGTGCTGTTCCTGATCGCCCCGTTGATCACCAAACTGATGCACGGCGTAAAATAA